In one window of uncultured Acetobacteroides sp. DNA:
- a CDS encoding RNA polymerase sigma factor produces MDKSHGRDRLKELEHVIAEYQDQIFRFAFFRTGCFADAQDIVQDVFIKLYRDVGCLHAVSNLKGYLFRSISNACADYQRSWSRKRIEPLDQAVIPLEMQEGAVASHLLLVEEYNRIEGLLESLPAEQAEVIRLKVLDNLSFVEIAALFEIPVTTVKSRFKYGIDKLKTKIEKAKEVHHGL; encoded by the coding sequence TGTAATAGCAGAGTATCAGGATCAGATATTCCGGTTTGCCTTTTTTCGAACAGGCTGCTTTGCCGATGCGCAGGATATAGTTCAGGATGTCTTTATCAAGTTATACCGCGATGTAGGTTGCCTACATGCCGTAAGCAACCTTAAGGGGTATCTGTTTCGGAGTATATCCAACGCCTGTGCCGACTACCAGCGTAGCTGGAGCCGGAAAAGGATCGAGCCGCTCGATCAGGCCGTAATTCCGCTAGAGATGCAGGAGGGGGCTGTTGCCAGCCACCTGCTGCTCGTCGAGGAGTACAACCGCATCGAGGGGCTCCTCGAAAGCCTACCTGCCGAGCAGGCCGAGGTAATCCGCCTAAAGGTGCTCGACAACCTCAGCTTTGTGGAGATTGCAGCGCTGTTCGAGATCCCTGTTACTACTGTGAAATCGAGGTTTAAGTACGGTATTGATAAACTTAAAACGAAAATCGAAAAAGCAAAGGAGGTACATCATGGATTGTAA